A section of the Camelus dromedarius isolate mCamDro1 chromosome 14, mCamDro1.pat, whole genome shotgun sequence genome encodes:
- the NDUFS5 gene encoding NADH dehydrogenase [ubiquinone] iron-sulfur protein 5 encodes MPFFDVQKRLGLNLDQWMTIQSAEQPNKIAGRCHAFEKEWIECAHGIGGIRAEKECKIEYDDLVECLLRQKTMKRLNTIRKQRDKLIKEGKYTPPPHHSGKEDPRP; translated from the exons ATGCCTTTCTTTGATGTGCAGAAAAGGCTGGGCCTTAACTTAGACCAGTGGATGACAATCCAGAGTGCTGAGCAGCCTAACAAGATTGCAGGTCGATGCCATGCTTTTGAAAAAGAATGGATAGAGTGCGCACATGGAATTGGTGGTATCCGTGCAGAGAAAGAGTGCAAGATAGAATATGATGATTTGGTAGAATGTCTACTTCGGCAGAAAACG ATGAAGCGTCTGAATACCATCAGGAAGCAGCGGGATAAGCTAATTAAGGAAGGGAAGTACACACCTCCACCTCACCACTCCGGCAAGGAGGATCCTCGGCCCTGA
- the AKIRIN1 gene encoding akirin-1, which translates to MACGATLKRPMEFEAALLSPGSPKRRRCAPLPGPTPGLRPPDAEPPPLLQTQTPPPTLQQPAPPGSERRLPTPEQIFQNIKQEYSRYQRWRHLEVVLNQTEACTSESQPHSSAITAPSSPGSSWMKKDQPTFTLRQVGIICERLLRDYEDKIREEYEQILNTKLAEQYESFVKFTHDQIMRRYGTRPTSYVS; encoded by the exons ATGGCGTGCGGGGCGACACTGAAGCGGCCCATGGAGTTCGAGGCGGCGCTGCTGAGCCCTGGCTCCCCGAAGCGGCGGCGCTGCGCCCCTCTGCCCGGCCCCACTCCGGGCCTCAGGCCCCCAGACGCCGAGCCGCCGCCGCTGCTTCAGACACAGACCCCACCGCCGACTCTGCAGCAGCCCGCCCCGCCCGGCAGCGAGCGGCGCCTTCCAACTCCGG agcAAATTTTTCAGAACATAAAACAAGAATATAGTCGTTATCAGAGGTGGAGACATTTAGAAGTTGTTCTTAATCAGACTGAAGCTTGTACTTCGGAAAGTCAGCCTCACTCGTCAGCAATCACAGCACCTAGTTCTCCAG GTTCCTCCTGGATGAAGAAGGACCAGCCCACCTTTACCCTCCGACAAGTTGGAATAATATGTGAGCGTCTCTTAAGAGACTATGAAGATAAAATTCGAGAGGAGTATGAGCAAATCCTCAATACCAAACTAGCAG AACAATATGAATCTTTTGTGAAATTCACACATGATCAGATTATGCGACGATATGGGACAAGGCCAACAAGCT ACGTGTCCTGA